A genomic window from Bacteroidota bacterium includes:
- a CDS encoding ABC transporter permease gives MGRYLVRRLAGGGLLLMLLSWLAFALRSCMPGDPALQRLVQEGQRAPAELERELALYRARMGLDRPPFYVHLGTWADPPYWEPNPERRALLVRRARREGGWRAWIPRLFWHGADNQYHRWLSGLWRGDWGVSYRDGRPVWALLRERLPVTVALSGLSLLFTLVLAVGIGAYLGMRRFSRVDRLGTVALLVLYALPSFWIATLLLMLFASGGPLGVFPSGGVFSPEHRPDWPWYRRLADVAWHLALPVAVYVLSALPYAVRQVQSAVAELMASELVLALRARGLSERRLLWAHVLPNALLPVLTWLGGIFAGFLSGSVIVETVFSIPGMGQAAYEAILARDYPVVLAVMLLGGVMTVLSLLLTDLLYAWADPRIRLEGRR, from the coding sequence ATGGGGCGTTATCTGGTGCGCAGGCTGGCCGGGGGCGGCCTGTTGCTGATGCTCCTTTCCTGGCTGGCCTTTGCCCTGCGCTCTTGCATGCCGGGCGATCCGGCCTTGCAGCGGCTCGTGCAGGAGGGCCAACGCGCCCCGGCTGAGCTAGAGCGCGAGTTGGCGCTATACCGAGCCCGCATGGGGCTGGATCGGCCGCCGTTTTACGTGCATCTGGGCACATGGGCCGATCCCCCTTACTGGGAGCCGAATCCGGAGCGACGGGCGCTACTGGTGCGGCGGGCTCGCCGGGAAGGCGGATGGCGCGCCTGGATCCCGCGCCTTTTTTGGCATGGCGCAGACAATCAATATCACCGTTGGCTCTCCGGGCTTTGGCGCGGGGACTGGGGCGTTTCTTATCGAGACGGCCGGCCCGTGTGGGCGCTGCTGCGGGAGCGGTTGCCGGTGACGGTGGCGCTTTCAGGGCTGAGTCTGCTGTTTACGCTAGTGCTCGCCGTGGGGATCGGCGCGTACCTGGGGATGCGCCGGTTTTCCCGAGTTGACCGGCTGGGCACCGTCGCGCTGCTGGTTTTGTACGCCCTGCCTTCGTTCTGGATCGCTACTTTGCTGTTGATGCTCTTCGCCTCGGGCGGCCCGCTGGGGGTTTTTCCGAGCGGAGGGGTCTTTTCGCCCGAACATCGGCCCGATTGGCCTTGGTATCGACGTCTGGCTGACGTCGCCTGGCATCTGGCCTTGCCTGTGGCCGTGTACGTGCTCAGCGCCCTTCCCTACGCGGTTCGTCAGGTGCAGAGCGCCGTGGCCGAGCTTATGGCCTCTGAGCTTGTGCTCGCCCTGCGCGCAAGGGGGCTTTCGGAGCGCCGTCTGCTTTGGGCTCATGTCCTGCCCAACGCTCTGCTACCTGTGCTGACGTGGCTAGGGGGGATTTTTGCGGGTTTCCTGAGCGGAAGCGTAATCGTGGAGACGGTCTTCTCCATACCCGGCATGGGGCAGGCCGCTTACGAGGCGATCCTGGCGCGCGACTACCCGGTGGTGCTCGCGGTCATGCTGCTGGGCGGTGTGATGACCGTGCTCAGCCTGCTTCTGACGGATCTGCTGTACGCGTGGGCCGATCCGCGCATCCGGCTGGAGGGGAGGCGCTGA
- a CDS encoding ABC transporter permease — MRALWAHPLGRTGLIILGFWALLALLADLLAGSWPIIARYEGRYRLPALEQHLVRWGWMRWPESMAALSGEQVPWEWALWPLVPYGPSSMDFAHAFASPLDPQVGLGLRRRHWLGTDQLGRDVLAAILHGARLSLAIGLLATVLAAVLGGLLGALAGFWGNEARLRRAHLLVGGLWGGWLLWAALHMGPYASGWTWAGVLLLWALSGAGALWALMRRVRWASRRVRLPLDSLVLRLLELELSVPRLLLALALLAVLPSGVGTVVLLVGLITWTSVARYLRAELLRVRALEYILAARSVGISEGRILWRHALPNALGPALVALSFGAANAILIESALSFLGLGVPAHVLTWGRLLAEARAASFAWWLAFFPGLCLFSVLFACVLLGEAWRDLLEPRLRARWEAMQTG; from the coding sequence GTGCGCGCGCTCTGGGCGCATCCGCTAGGCCGAACGGGCCTGATCATCTTGGGCTTTTGGGCCCTGCTGGCCCTGCTGGCCGATCTGCTGGCGGGCTCTTGGCCCATCATAGCGCGCTACGAGGGGCGCTACCGGTTGCCCGCTCTGGAGCAGCACCTGGTTCGCTGGGGGTGGATGCGCTGGCCAGAGTCCATGGCCGCCTTAAGCGGTGAACAGGTCCCCTGGGAGTGGGCGCTGTGGCCGCTTGTGCCCTACGGGCCGAGCTCTATGGACTTCGCGCACGCCTTCGCAAGCCCCCTGGACCCGCAGGTTGGTTTAGGGCTGCGGCGTCGGCACTGGCTGGGGACCGATCAGCTGGGGCGGGATGTGCTGGCGGCGATTCTGCATGGGGCCCGCCTTAGCCTCGCCATCGGGCTTTTGGCCACGGTGTTGGCCGCCGTGCTGGGCGGGCTTCTGGGCGCGTTAGCCGGATTTTGGGGAAACGAGGCCCGCCTGCGGCGCGCCCACTTGCTCGTAGGAGGGCTTTGGGGGGGCTGGCTGCTGTGGGCCGCGCTCCACATGGGGCCATACGCCTCCGGATGGACGTGGGCGGGTGTGCTGCTTCTGTGGGCGCTCTCGGGGGCGGGCGCGCTCTGGGCGCTGATGCGTCGCGTGCGTTGGGCAAGTCGGCGCGTCCGCTTGCCCCTGGATAGCTTGGTGCTGCGGTTGCTTGAGCTGGAGCTAAGCGTGCCGCGTCTGCTGCTGGCGCTGGCCCTGTTGGCGGTTCTTCCTTCCGGCGTGGGCACGGTTGTGCTTCTTGTGGGCTTGATCACCTGGACGTCCGTGGCCCGATATCTGAGGGCGGAGCTCCTGCGCGTGCGCGCCTTGGAATACATATTGGCCGCTCGCAGCGTGGGGATTTCCGAAGGACGTATCTTATGGCGCCATGCGTTGCCCAACGCCCTCGGGCCGGCGTTGGTGGCGCTCTCCTTCGGGGCCGCCAACGCCATCCTGATCGAGTCCGCTTTGAGCTTTCTGGGCCTGGGCGTGCCCGCGCACGTGCTCACCTGGGGGCGGCTGCTAGCGGAGGCGCGCGCGGCCTCGTTTGCCTGGTGGCTGGCCTTTTTCCCGGGCCTTTGTCTGTTCTCCGTGTTGTTCGCTTGCGTATTGCTGGGCGAAGCGTGGCGCGATCTGCTTGAGCCCCGATTGCGCGCTCGTTGGGAGGCCATGCAAACCGGATAG